In Gossypium arboreum isolate Shixiya-1 chromosome 5, ASM2569848v2, whole genome shotgun sequence, a single genomic region encodes these proteins:
- the LOC108480010 gene encoding uncharacterized protein LOC108480010 yields MDSFFNKGFKAAKCKTLLKLTIPRIKLLRNRREIQIKQMRRDIAKLLETGQEATARIRVEHIIREENMMAAQEILELFCELIAVRLPIIETQRECPLDLKEAISSVCFAAPRCADLPELLQVQMLFASKYGKEFISAATELRPDCGVNRQLIELLSIRVPSPEVKLKILKEIAEEHELEWDPAATESEFFKPHEDLLNGPTNLETGSKLPPPVEKHDEALTSATNRAQTEQPDSDSDFDPLDFPEVPNVSLKPSTNAASAPVTNPPSSAAPEPEIDHSSRHSGASRHVLQMSPLEPLEPDITQEHSLTKESTMPNDPAGAKENKQFLPFISPPPVSASPTSERPSDPAPAILKTNSEANIDLEDVLAAAQSAAETAERAAAAARAAASLAQVRIAELTQKRNGQVKEGSSENNIHKNIPHQPASVENPSFDYPHSFTYPIDALYSSDSNTVPQDQEHKGFEAADVPSVSKSKEGLDSPVSRDDALEQEQHQQLPQRLPSMNDDYLYPNLFGSGDSFKRT; encoded by the exons ATGGATTCATTCTTCAACAAAGGCTTCAAAGCTGCTAAATG CAAAACTTTACTGAAGTTGACGATTCCGCGGATAAAGTTATTGAGGAATAGGAGAGAGATTCAGATAAAGCAGATGCGCCGCGACATTGCCAAGCTTCTTGAGACTGGCCAAGAAGCTACTGCTCGAATTCGg GTGGAGCATATAATAAGGGAAGAGAACATGATGGCTGCTCAGGAGATCCTTGAACTGTTCTGTGAGCTTATTGCTGTCCGGCTTCCGATCATAGAGACTCAAAG GGAATGTCCTCTAGATTTGAAGGAAGCAATATCTAGTGTTTGTTTTGCTGCACCAAGATGTGCCGATCTACCAGAGTTGCTGCAGGTTCAAATGCTATTTGCTTCCAAGTACGGGAAGGAATTTATATCAGCTGCAACTGAGCTGAGGCCAGATTGTGGTGTTAATCGTCAG TTGATAGAATTGTTATCTATACGTGTTCCTTCACCTGAAGTAAAATTGAAGATTCTGAAAGAAATTGCTGAAGAGCATGAGTTGGAATGGGATCCAGCTGCTACTGAGTCTGAGTTTTTCAAACCACATGAAGATTTATTG AATGGCCCAACAAATCTTGAGACTGGGTCTAAGTTACCCCCTCCTGTGGAGAAACATGATGAAGCATTGACTTCTGCCACTAATCGTGCCCAAACCGAGCAGCCTGATTCTGATTCAGACTTTGACCCACTAGATTTTCCTGAAGTTCCTAATGTGTCGTTGAAGCCAAGCACTAATGCTGCATCAGCACCGGTAACTAACCCACCGTCATCAGCTGCTCCAGAACCCGAAATTGATCATTCATCTAGACATTCTGGAGCTTCAAGACATGTGTTACAAATGTCCCCTTTGGAGCCTTTGGAGCCCGATATAACGCAAGAACATTCATTAACCAAAGAAAGTACAATGCCTAATGATCCAGCTGGAGCCAAAGAAAATAAACAGTTTCTGCCATTCATTTCTCCTCCACCAGTATCTGCTTCACCAACTTCTGAAAGACCAAGTGATCCAGCACCTGCGATTTTGAAAACAAATAGTGAGGCCAACATAGATCTGGAGGATGTTTTAGCTGCTGCTCAGTCAGCTGCTGAAACTGCTGAGCGCGCTGCAGCTGCAGCTCGGGCGGCAGCAAGTCTTGCACAAGTCAGAATTGCCGAACTTACACAGAAAAGGAATGGCCAGGTCAAAGAGGGTAGCTCTGAAAACAATATTCATAAAAATATCCCTCATCAACCAGCTAGTGTGGAAAACCCGAGTTTTGATTATCCACACTCTTTTACCTATCCCATTGATGCTTTGTATTCTTCGGACTCCAACACGGTACCTCAGGATCAGGAGCACAAGGGATTTGAGGCAGCAGATGTTCCTTCAGTGAGCAAATCTAAAGAAGGTTTGGATTCACCGGTTTCCAGAGACGATGCACTTGAACAAGAGCAGCATCAACAACTGCCGCAGAGATTGCCGTCTATGAATGATGATTACTTATATCCAAACCTTTTTGGATCTGGTGATTCTTTTAAACGTACATAA
- the LOC108476991 gene encoding chlorophyll a-b binding protein CP26, chloroplastic, with protein MASLAASTAAASLGVSEMLGNPLNFSGGARSSAPTPSNSSTFKTVALFSKKKAAPPKPKAAAVAPADEELAKWYGPDRRIFLPEGLLDRSEIPEYLNGEVPGDYGYDPFGLSKKPEDFAKYQAYELIHARWAMLGAAGFIIPEAFNKFGANCGPEAVWFKTGALLLDGNTLNYFGKNIPINLVVAVVAEVVLVGGAEYYRIINGLDLEDKLHPGGPFDPLGLAKDPDQAALLKVKEIKNGRLAMFAMLGFFLQAYVTGEGPVENLSKHLSDPFGNNLLTVIAGTAERAPTL; from the exons ATGGCCTCATTAGCAGCCTCCACCGCTGCCGCCTCCCTTGGCGTCTCTGAAATGCTTGGTAACCCTCTGAATTTCAGTGGTGGAGCTAGGTCATCGGCTCCAACACCATCCAACTCATCCACTTTCAAGACCGTTGCTCTTTTCTCCAAGAAGAAGGCCGCTCCTCCAAAGCCCAAGGCTGCTGCTGTCGCCCCGGCCGATGAAGAGCTGGCTAAGTGGTACG GTCCGGACAGAAGGATTTTCTTGCCTGAAGGTCTGTTAGACAGATCGGAGATCCCAGAGTACTTGAACGGAGAAGTTCCCGGAGA CTATGGATACGATCCGTTTGGTCTGAGCAAGAAGCCAGAAGACTTTGCAAA ATATCAAGCATATGAGTTGATACACGCAAGGTGGGCAATGCTTGGTGCTGCAGGGTTCATCATCCCTGAAGCCTTTAACAAATTTGGTGCCAACTGTGGCCCTGAAGCCGTTTGGTTCAAG ACCGGAGCTCTTCTCTTGGACGGTAACACCTTGAACTACTTCGGGAAGAACATCCCCATCAACCTTGTGGTGGCTGTCGTTGCCGAAGTCGTCCTTGTTGGTGGTGCTGAATATTACAGAATCATCAATGGCTTG GATTTGGAGGACAAGCTTCACCCTGGGGGACCATTTGACCCACTTGGGTTAGCCAAGGATCCAGACCAGGCTGCTTTGCTGAAGGTGAAAGAGATAAAAAACGGTAGACTCGCGATGTTCGCCATGCTCGGTTTCTTCTTACAAGCTTATGTGACCGGAGAAGGTCCGGTGGAGAACCTTTCGAAGCACCTGAGCGATCCGTTTGGCAACAACTTGCTCACGGTCATTGCTGGAACTGCTGAAAGAGCTCCCACCCTCTGA